In Solanum lycopersicum chromosome 3, SLM_r2.1, the genomic stretch TGTACACCCAACTGATAAAGATGGAATCGCCTCAGATAATCGCAAGCCAAAAATTCTACGTCCGTCACTGCGCGTAACACTAATATTTGCTCCAAACAATTTTTACTATTTCCTAACATTTAGCCTTTGAgtgttagaatttttttttttgttccaaTTTCATTCTCAAACTATTTTCTTCCTCAAAAAGTGAAATTTTCGTGCTCAAAGTGCCTATATGCATAATTCAAACTTCAATAAGTACCAATACTTAGTAATTATCATGTCATCCTCAGTTTTTAGAGGTCATATATAAAGTTATTATCATGTCATCCTCAATTTTTAGAGGTCATATATAAAGTTAATTTATAACAAGAGTCACTCTTATCACCTTAAGCTTATCACGAGGAAAGGTTCACCataaaagggtttttttttgttaaaaagatatcaatattttaatttgtctaaaaaaaaaataaaatttttagccGATATTTAGTTTCTCTATAAGAAATTCTATTAAATTAAGATCCAATATTTAACTTTtctattttaaagttttttaaggAATATAAATATAGTTAAGAACAAAGAGGAGGGGaggatcatatatatatatatatatatatatatatatatatatatatatatatatatatatatatatatatgaattaaacaATTGAGACATagttaaacaaatataaattcttttatcaaaatattttttatctcgaaaatattaattttatattttacaaaattttgtattatttctcaaaagcagttttcctttttttgacacgtcaatatttttacaaaagagaatacattattttttaaaaatttaaaaaactgaTTTTAATATTGGTGGTAGACCACTCCGATCGAACTAAAGAAGAAGATAAGCCAATACAATACttcctttcattttatttaatttgaatttggtgttataaaactaatttatcttttttatttgttcgttttagaaaattaaaaagaattactATTCCCATACTAttgttaatattaaataattataaaaaataatgttagttAAATTAAGAACTccaatatattcttaaaaaaaatattttaataaaatataccttttttttttaaaaaaaaagtattgtcCTTAGTTAATATGGATGGGGTAAAATAAAACAGATAGCGTTACATTAAATGCTATCAATCACTCACAACTAATCCAATTTAATGTAAAACCCACTCTcagtttattttcacttatttagttatttaatatttacttgGCACGTCactaaaatgataattttattatattatcttttcattttaatgaatgcatgaaaaaataattataagtaataatataagtaattaataaaaactaaagaacaaatcATCTGTTAGTTAACGTTTGAAGctggacaaataaaaatgatcaaacattttttaatacagtgaataaataaaaattgccAACTATTAGGTTAGTTTTTCAACAAGTTTTAGAACATCTTCACCAACCAGCCtcttataaaagttaaaaaaatctcttcatatTTATGAGGCAATCGCTCACCCAAAAATATTACACATTTATGAATTTCTTTCGAAGGGGAAATAATCTTAAATTAAGaatctatcaaaaataatttttatattttttaaaataaaaataagatttatatACACGAGATAGATACTGGCATGTTATTGCTGATCATTGGCATGTTATTGCTGATCATTTATGTACACAACGACATAAGTTGGTATAAGGTGTTATTATTTTCAATCAAAAGCATATGTggtattaagaaaataatttaatttgatagagGGGAAAAAATGTTTCTCCCTAAATAATTGGATATCTTTAAAACATCCATAGATGCAAAGTTGAATATAAGTGGCAACTGGCAAAAAAAGTGAAGATAATGTCTAGTAATAAATCATTGAATGGTTATGCTAAGTAATAatgtctcatttttttttttattctattaatAAGTTCACTGCTTAAATTAAGCATTGGTGCTAGGGTGTCAAAAATAGCTCAACTATAGATTTTGCTAAAGATAATTTAAATTGAGTTTAATCTCAATTTATTCACTGATGTTAGGAGAATAGTAgagctaattttttttattaaaggtGTTTAAAAATAATGGCGTGTGACcgtctaaataaaataaaaaaacaaaatattatgcTATTTGGGTTTGAACTTCGGAATTTCTTAATTCAAATGGACACTCATTATCATCATACCAAAGCATAACTTTTGTCAGCGGTGTccaactttaaatatatatcctttaaatgtataatttaacatatatatacaacgtAATTTTCCAACAAAGAGTGTCTGATTGGACATCCTGGGGTGGCTACGCCACCGTGCTAGTGGTGTTAATGATTTGTGAAAtgtattaaatattgaatacaatatttaataaaatagacATAAAAGGGTAAACTACATCTTGAACTTTTAAACTAGACAATTACcctttgataatttttttaatataatgaacaaaaacaaaaatagacgGATAAAGTAATTAACCGTCCGAATCAGAAGTCTCTAGTATGCCCATTTATTCCTACTTCCTAACCAGCATCGTCTTTAATACATGCAATAAGTTGTATGGTCCACATCGACTATTTTTTGTTAAAGGTGCTCCATTTTCATGTATAGGCTGacattatcatttttatatatgtatatcagtatatatttatgtatataccaatacaaaaaaaaaagtatgatcctttagTTTCACATACAAAAGCTAATTTAGCCATTTCAATTTTCTATAGACCAACAAATCAATGGGGAGCCTTGGTCTTAAACCTATAAACACTAATGGCCAGAAAAATAGCACGGTGGTCGTAATAGAGCCAgaacaagaacaagaacaagaacaagaacCAGCAAGTCCAGCTACGCGATTGTTCCATACAAAAAACCTAAATTGTCACATTATTGCTATCTTAGGTTGCACTACAAAGATCAACCCCGATGTCATCAAGAAAGGACTCGAATCTACTCTACTCAATCACCCTCGCTTCTCTAGTATACCGGTACGTAGACAAGTTAGTTTATTCAgtttaacttttatatattgACATGCACGTCCAAAAAACAAAGAATTCAACAAGTTATATATagggattaaaaaaaaaggtttacctatatatatgcaatatgtttGATTTCCACTTGACCATATATAACATGTATGGAGCGAGCATGAAAAGTACTAGTTCGTCAAAACACAGTAACTTTTATATAGTTGTTGAGAAGAAATCCACTATACAtctatgtatattatatataatataagcaTCAGAACTAActaactttaaattttagatttgcTTCTGGACTCTGGTCAGAAgaaattgttattattgttatatataaaagtttattCATACTTCCTTTGCTTGTATATATTACCATTTTgctttgtttgaaaaaaaaggtgGTGGATGAAAAGAAAGGTGTAAGAAATTGGAAGAAAACAAAGGTAAATGTGGAAGAACATATAGTATGTCCGGATTTGGATCCGGACATGGATTCTCCAGACGAATATCTGGAGAATTATACGTCGAATTTAACAACAATACCTTTAGACATGACAAAGCCACTTTGGGAAGTTCACATATTAAACATCAAAACTTCTGAGGCAAATGCTATTGGGATTTTGAAATTGCACCATTCAATTGGTGATGGAATGTCAATTGTATCTTTGATTTTGGCGTGTACTCGAAAAGCTTCGGATCCAGAAGCATTGCCTACTTTACCTTCAAGTACAAAGAAGGAGAAAAATGATGTTGGATTGTTAAGGAGGTTTTGTTACTATGTTTGGTTTTTGTGTATGGCGTTTTGGTATACTATTGTGgatgttgttttgtttttggcAACTATTTTGTTTCTTAAGGATACTGAGACACCAATGAAAGGAGGAGTTGGCGTTGAGCATAGTCCTAAGAGACTTGTGCACACAACTGTTAGTCTTGATGACATGAAAATAGTCAAGAATGCCTTGAACTTGGTACGTGCACTTCTGCTTCATTTTACGTGACACTGTTATATTCACCTacttaacatttatttttttagaaaaattatagtTTCCATTGCTTTTGTATAGGCTTAGTTTGGATTTGGATATGGATTTTTCCTTTTAACAAcatattataatgtttttttgCAACTTATTTATTGCTTAAATTATGTTATAGACAATTAATGATGTAGTGATGGGCATGGCACAAGCTGGTTTCTCAAGATATCTCAATAGAAGATATGGTCAGTCTGTTTTTCCATTACTACATAATTAATTACACCTTATTCTTCTCTGTCTAAGCTATTGGTCAAACTATAACTGTACCTATTCTACCTCTATATATTTACATTTATGTGATCAtgcttatttttaattattaccGTATTGTTTTACATCTATTTTTAGTAAGCACGATGACTAAAATGGGCCAGAG encodes the following:
- the LOC101252063 gene encoding wax ester synthase/diacylglycerol acyltransferase 11-like, whose protein sequence is MGSLGLKPINTNGQKNSTVVVIEPEQEQEQEQEPASPATRLFHTKNLNCHIIAILGCTTKINPDVIKKGLESTLLNHPRFSSIPVVDEKKGVRNWKKTKVNVEEHIVCPDLDPDMDSPDEYLENYTSNLTTIPLDMTKPLWEVHILNIKTSEANAIGILKLHHSIGDGMSIVSLILACTRKASDPEALPTLPSSTKKEKNDVGLLRRFCYYVWFLCMAFWYTIVDVVLFLATILFLKDTETPMKGGVGVEHSPKRLVHTTVSLDDMKIVKNALNLTINDVVMGMAQAGFSRYLNRRYGNKNGGKGSNKTNNLPKNIRLRGSIVFNIRPSTGIKALAEMMEKKSKARWGNKIGYVLTRLPISLPDDPLDYIRQAKNIIDRKKLSLESRFSFTAAKLTQDIFGSKVASKVTRRVLSSTTVLISNVVGPQEEITFYGHKLAYVAPTTFGLPYAVTIHFQSYCNKMTISMAVDSQVIQDPYQLCDDLRDSLRMFKEAVTKQDMV